Proteins from a single region of Camelus ferus isolate YT-003-E chromosome 23, BCGSAC_Cfer_1.0, whole genome shotgun sequence:
- the RABIF gene encoding guanine nucleotide exchange factor MSS4, with the protein MDPVAPRSELVSAEGRNRKAVLCQRCGSRVLQPGTALFSRRQLFLPSMRKKPALADGSSPEGDLLQEHWLVDDMFIFENVGFTKDVGNVKFLVCADCEIGPIGWHCLDDKKSFYVALERVSHE; encoded by the exons ATGGATCCTGTGGCGCCGCGGAGCGAGCTGGTGTCGGCCGAGGGCCGGAACCGGAAGGCGGTGCTGTGCCAGCGCTGCGGCTCCCGCGTGCTGCAGCCCGGCACCGCGCTCTTCTCCCGCCGGCAG cttttccttccctccatgaGGAAGAAGCCGGCGCTGGCTGATGGCAGCAGCCCCGAGGGTGACCTCCTCCAGGAGCACTGGCTGGTTGACGACATGTTCATCTTTGAGAACGTGGGCTTCACCAAGGACGTGGGCAACGTGAAGTTCCTTGTCTGCGCAGACTGTGAAATCGGACCCATCGGTTGGCATTGCCTGGACGACAAGAAGAGTTTCTATGTGGCCTTGGAGCGGGTTTCCCATGAGTAA